From a single Osmerus mordax isolate fOsmMor3 chromosome 14, fOsmMor3.pri, whole genome shotgun sequence genomic region:
- the LOC136955918 gene encoding neuronal acetylcholine receptor subunit alpha-3-like: protein MHPALRGTLLLLLFLLITQDCFSSKAEDRLFRKLFRKYNQFIRPVENVSDPVTVEFEVSMSQLVKVDEVNQIMETNLWLRHIWNDYKLKWAPVEFDGIEFIRVPSNKIWRPDIVLYNNAVGDFLVEDKTKALLKFDGTITWVPPAIFKSSCPMDITYFPFDYQNCSMKFGSWTYDKAKIDLVLIGSKVNLKDFWESGEWEIIDAPGYKHDIKYNCCEEIYPDITYSFYIRRLPLFYTINLIIPCLLISFLTVLVFYLPSDCGEKVTLCISVLLSLTVFLLVITETIPSTSLVIPLIGEYLLFTMIFVTLSIVITVFVLNVHYRTPMTHTMPGWVRSVFLSILPRVMLMRRPLDQDGKAVGVQSFGEGGGSGGRAGGSGGKGAKKRKNSLSQQSGGGSVNCLDFGENKLSVEGGCAGKKCPCPCQHGKETPETADPGKLSRQLSHQSVNTVVAFSMVSPEIKQAIESVKYIAENMRSRNKAKEVEDDWKYVAMVIDRIFLWVFITVCILGTLGLFLRPVIGFLS, encoded by the exons aCTGTTTCTCCTCCAAGGCTGAGGACAGGCTCTTCAGGAAGCTCTTCAGGAAGTATAACCAGTTCATCCGGCCCGTGGAGAACGTGTCCGATCCCGTCACTGTGGAGTTCGAGGTCTCCATGTCCCAGCTGGTCAAAGTG GATGAGGTGAATCAGATCATGGAGACCAATCTGTGGCTGAGACAT ATCTGGAATGACTACAAGTTGAAGTGGGCCCCGGTGGAGTTTGATGGGATAGAGTTCATCAGAGTTCCATCCAACAAGATCTGGAGACCAGACATCGTGCTTTACAACAA tgcTGTGGGGGACTTCCTGGTGGAGGACAAGACCAAGGCTCTGCTGAAGTTTGACGGCACCATCACTTGGGTCCCCCCTGCCATCTTCAAGTCCTCCTGCCCCATGGACATCACCTACTTCCCCTTCGACTACCAGAACTGCTCCATGAAGTTCGGCTCATGGACCTACGACAAGGCCAAGATCGACCTAGTCCTCATCGGCTCCAAG GTCAATCTCAAAGACTTCTGGGAGAGCGGGGAGTGGGAGATCATTGATGCGCCGGGCTACAAACACGACATCAAGTACAACTGCTGTGAGGAGATCTACCCCGACATCACCTACTCCTTCTACATCCGGAGACTTCCACTTTTCTACACCATCAACCTCATCATCCCCTGCCTGctcatctccttcctcaccGTGCTGGTCTTCTACCTGCCCTCCGACTGCGGGGAGAAGGTCACCCTCTGCAtctccgtcctcctctccctcaccgtgTTCCTGCTGGTCATCACCGAgaccatcccctccacctcgCTGGTCATCCCCCTCATCGGCGAGTACCTGCTCTTCACCATGATCTTCGTCACGCTCAGCATCGTCATCACCGTCTTCGTGCTCAACGTGCACTACCGCACCCCCATGACCCACACCATGCCCGGGTGGGTGCGCTCCGTGTTCCTCAGCATCCTGCCCAGGGTGATGCTCATGAGGAGGCCGCTGGACCAGGACGGCAAGGCCGTGGGGGTGCAGAGCTtcggtgaggggggaggatccGGAGGCAGGGccggagggagtgggggaaagggagcgaagaagaggaagaacagTCTCTCacag CAAAGCGGAGGAGGCTCGGTCAACTGCCTGGACTTTGGAGAAAACAAGCTCTCCGTGGAAGGAGGCTGCGCTGGCAAGAAGTGTCCCTGCCCTTGCCAGCACGGCAAGGAAaccccagagacagcagaccctGGGAAGCTGAGTCGCCAACTGAGCCACCAGAGCGTCAACACGGTGGTGGCGTTCTCCATGGTGTCACCTGAGATCAAACAGGCCATCGAGAGTGTCAAATACATCGCAGAGAACATGAGGAGTCGGAACAAGGCCAAAGAG GTGGAGGATGACTGGAAgtatgttgccatggtgatcgACAGGATATTCCTTTGGGTCTTTATAACGGTCTGCATCCTTGGAACCCTGGGCCTCTTCCTGCGGCCTGTCATTGGCTTTCTGTCATAA